In Alphaproteobacteria bacterium, one genomic interval encodes:
- a CDS encoding phage tail tape measure C-terminal domain-containing protein: MAEKRVSVRLAVVGGREVRAELQGIGDAGEQGFRRLSREMDAANSRVAAFYRRVQIAAAAAATAFAAGAAAMIRSGLQVVDAQAKLAQSLGTTVESIQVLERAGELAGVSMSGIEQATKDLTRRLSQAAAGTGPAVAALERLGLSASALLALPLDERVGRINQAIEDFVPAAERAAVAGQLFGEEGSIAISRIDTTTLRQATQDVRDFGVVVSEQDADQIERTNDAISRLGLIWRGLSNQLAVAAAPALEAVADALAAISRTTGPLGQGIRLLFDNIGRLASIAAAFAAFIAGRWVAGMVVAAASVRGLATALVFLRGALIRTGIGALVVAAGELIYQFGRLVQATGGFGAALGLLGDVAAEVWDRIGLLAGVLKARIDAAWSGIQASIADALQASLEAVVAFGNRTIGTFEGAFDAMVVIWSNLPRAIGDLTIQAANALIAGLESMLNGAVDGINALLEGVNAGLAAIGIEQAIELVPDVDLGRIENEFAGAASRAGNAARDAFAAAFKTNTFATPDFGLSAFAEDARAAADNARETATALGELAGAPLASIAALREAMAGANTEIDNAAGATERLDEAFAAIGGTGGDAAGDGEGSAGSAARAAEASRAAGEAAATAATQAATGWAAVREELSRYAGEAMDWGKGLGSALTSAFRSAEDSIANFVTGGKIDFKALADSILADITRIAVRSAILGPLANALGGGSGGLLGGLFGGGGGLFAGIFHQGGVAGGSAQQRLVPAFAFAGAPRFHDGGLAGLRADEVPAILQRGEMVLSRAQLAAIGAARETRPPVNVVMNISTPDAGSFRYAQGQIAADAARAMERARRNL, encoded by the coding sequence ATGGCTGAGAAACGCGTCTCCGTTCGCCTTGCCGTGGTCGGAGGGCGTGAAGTCCGTGCCGAGCTGCAGGGTATCGGCGACGCGGGGGAGCAAGGCTTCCGTCGGCTATCGCGGGAGATGGACGCTGCGAACAGCCGTGTCGCGGCCTTTTATCGGCGCGTGCAGATCGCGGCTGCCGCCGCGGCGACCGCCTTCGCCGCGGGCGCTGCGGCCATGATCCGCTCCGGCCTTCAGGTCGTCGACGCACAGGCCAAGCTCGCCCAGTCGCTCGGAACCACCGTCGAGAGCATTCAGGTTCTCGAACGCGCCGGTGAACTGGCCGGCGTCTCGATGTCCGGCATCGAGCAGGCGACCAAGGACCTCACGCGCCGTCTCAGCCAGGCGGCCGCCGGGACCGGTCCTGCCGTCGCGGCGCTCGAACGGCTCGGGCTTTCGGCATCGGCCTTGCTGGCCCTGCCGCTGGACGAGCGTGTCGGTCGGATCAATCAGGCGATCGAGGACTTCGTGCCCGCGGCCGAGCGTGCGGCGGTGGCCGGGCAGCTGTTCGGGGAGGAAGGCAGCATCGCCATCTCCCGGATCGACACGACGACCCTTCGGCAGGCGACACAGGACGTTCGCGACTTCGGCGTGGTCGTCTCCGAGCAGGACGCCGATCAGATCGAGCGGACGAACGATGCGATCTCCCGCCTCGGTCTGATCTGGCGCGGGCTGTCGAACCAGCTTGCCGTTGCCGCCGCCCCGGCCCTCGAAGCCGTCGCCGACGCGCTGGCGGCGATTTCGCGCACGACCGGTCCGCTTGGTCAGGGCATTCGGCTCCTGTTCGACAACATCGGCCGCCTCGCCTCGATCGCCGCAGCCTTCGCCGCCTTCATCGCCGGGCGCTGGGTCGCCGGCATGGTCGTGGCCGCCGCCTCGGTGCGCGGCCTTGCCACCGCGCTGGTCTTTCTGCGCGGCGCGTTGATCCGCACTGGGATCGGCGCGCTCGTCGTGGCGGCAGGTGAGCTGATCTACCAGTTCGGTCGGTTGGTGCAGGCGACCGGCGGCTTCGGCGCCGCACTCGGCCTTCTGGGTGACGTGGCAGCCGAGGTCTGGGACAGGATCGGACTGCTGGCCGGCGTCTTGAAAGCGCGCATCGACGCCGCCTGGAGCGGCATTCAGGCGAGCATTGCCGACGCGCTACAGGCGTCGCTCGAGGCCGTCGTCGCCTTCGGCAATCGCACCATCGGTACGTTTGAGGGTGCTTTCGATGCGATGGTCGTCATCTGGAGCAACCTGCCTCGGGCGATCGGCGATCTGACGATCCAGGCGGCGAACGCGCTGATCGCCGGGCTGGAGTCGATGCTCAACGGTGCCGTAGATGGCATCAACGCGCTCCTCGAAGGCGTCAATGCCGGTCTGGCGGCGATTGGCATCGAGCAGGCCATCGAGCTGGTGCCGGACGTGGATCTCGGCCGGATCGAGAACGAGTTTGCGGGTGCCGCGAGCCGGGCTGGCAATGCAGCGCGTGATGCCTTCGCCGCCGCGTTCAAGACGAATACCTTCGCGACGCCGGATTTCGGTCTCTCGGCTTTCGCCGAGGATGCGCGCGCTGCCGCCGACAACGCGCGAGAGACGGCGACGGCGCTGGGAGAGCTGGCAGGCGCGCCCCTCGCGTCCATCGCGGCGCTCCGGGAGGCCATGGCGGGCGCGAATACCGAAATCGACAATGCGGCCGGGGCGACGGAGCGCCTCGATGAAGCCTTTGCAGCCATTGGCGGCACCGGGGGCGATGCCGCAGGAGATGGCGAAGGCTCGGCCGGTTCCGCCGCGCGCGCCGCGGAAGCAAGCCGCGCCGCCGGTGAGGCGGCGGCAACGGCGGCCACGCAGGCGGCAACCGGCTGGGCGGCGGTTCGCGAGGAGCTGTCCCGCTATGCCGGCGAGGCGATGGATTGGGGCAAGGGGCTGGGAAGCGCTCTCACCAGCGCCTTTCGCAGCGCCGAGGACTCCATCGCCAACTTCGTGACCGGCGGCAAGATCGACTTCAAGGCGCTCGCCGATAGCATTCTGGCTGACATCACCCGCATCGCGGTTCGTTCCGCGATCCTCGGGCCACTGGCCAATGCGCTCGGCGGAGGCAGCGGAGGACTGCTCGGCGGCTTGTTCGGCGGCGGAGGCGGGCTGTTCGCCGGCATCTTCCATCAAGGCGGCGTCGCCGGGGGGTCCGCTCAGCAGCGGCTCGTCCCGGCATTCGCCTTTGCGGGTGCGCCGCGCTTCCACGACGGTGGCCTCGCGGGGCTTCGTGCCGACGAGGTGCCCGCGATCCTGCAGCGCGGTGAGATGGTGCTGTCGCGGGCTCAGCTCGCCGCCATCGGCGCCGCACGCGAAACCCGTCCACCGGTCAACGTGGTGATGAACATCTCCACCCCGGACGCGGGCAGCTTTCGCTACGCCCAAGGGCAGATCGCCGCCGACGCCGCCCGCGCCATGGAGCGGGCCCGACGTAATCTCTGA
- a CDS encoding phage tail tube protein: protein MPKARAYGADATLKACREASYGVAPLTGYQSLDFKSTDLSSAQPLGDDPLLGRGRNAQDPYRGLITDEGQLDIPLDLRGTGFWLTGLFGDPVTTPTSASGSIVFAVNPTAGDTVTLNGTVWTFVSGTAGAEETQIQGTATQTVDQLVSDLNASADAEVSKCSYSRPASTQTLTIEFDTAGPSGNAFTIAASAASVSGSTLTGGGYAHVWESGADDIPSYTIEVGHPRLTTPVFFRHLGTVMESLNFEMGQEGPANARLQLVAQGEERFSATVDANPTAYALRRFSQGRGFIRRGGAALAGVTGGSLTFSNNLERVRVIREDGKIEAADPTFASAEGSMSVRFDGATLVAEAADGDPVALEYGFTFPEGYALRFELPRVFLPKPKYAVSGPGGVEASFDWRAAFDDGETTMLRAHLLNDVTSYA, encoded by the coding sequence ATGCCCAAGGCGCGCGCATATGGCGCGGACGCCACCCTCAAGGCGTGCCGGGAGGCAAGCTACGGGGTCGCGCCGCTCACCGGCTATCAGAGCCTCGATTTCAAATCGACCGATCTCTCCTCGGCCCAGCCGCTCGGGGACGACCCGCTGCTCGGACGCGGGCGCAACGCGCAGGATCCCTATCGCGGCCTCATCACCGACGAGGGTCAGCTCGACATCCCGCTCGACTTGCGTGGAACGGGCTTCTGGCTGACGGGCCTGTTCGGAGACCCGGTGACCACGCCCACGAGCGCCAGCGGCTCGATCGTCTTCGCCGTCAATCCCACGGCGGGCGACACGGTCACCTTGAACGGTACGGTCTGGACGTTCGTCTCCGGTACTGCCGGCGCAGAGGAGACGCAGATCCAGGGAACGGCTACTCAGACCGTCGATCAGTTGGTCAGCGACCTCAACGCCTCGGCTGATGCGGAAGTCTCGAAGTGCAGCTACTCCCGGCCGGCAAGCACGCAGACACTGACGATCGAGTTCGATACGGCAGGCCCGTCTGGCAACGCCTTCACCATCGCGGCTTCGGCGGCGAGCGTCTCGGGCTCCACGCTGACCGGTGGAGGCTATGCTCATGTCTGGGAGAGCGGCGCAGACGACATTCCGAGCTACACGATCGAAGTCGGCCACCCGAGGCTCACCACGCCGGTGTTTTTCCGTCACCTCGGCACGGTGATGGAGAGCCTGAACTTCGAGATGGGTCAGGAGGGACCGGCAAATGCCCGTCTCCAGCTCGTGGCCCAAGGCGAGGAACGCTTCTCGGCGACGGTCGACGCCAATCCGACGGCCTACGCGCTCCGGCGCTTCAGCCAGGGGCGCGGCTTCATCCGACGCGGCGGTGCGGCGCTCGCGGGCGTCACTGGCGGCAGTCTGACCTTCTCCAACAATCTCGAACGCGTCCGGGTCATTCGCGAGGACGGCAAGATCGAGGCGGCCGATCCCACGTTCGCCTCGGCGGAAGGGTCGATGTCGGTGCGCTTCGATGGCGCGACGCTGGTGGCCGAAGCCGCCGATGGAGATCCCGTCGCTCTGGAATACGGCTTCACCTTCCCGGAAGGCTACGCGCTCCGTTTCGAACTGCCGCGGGTCTTCCTGCCGAAACCAAAATACGCCGTTTCCGGCCCCGGCGGGGTCGAGGCGAGCTTCGACTGGCGCGCCGCCTTTGATGACGGCGAAACCACCATGCTGCGCGCGCATCTCCTGAACGACGTCACCAGCTACGCATAA
- a CDS encoding acyl-CoA transferase → MSRREQILAALAVVLAGQLAAPVRRNEVLPEKVPAAGLVILRDGEPGEPDITLNPRTEFYAHRVELEVYMPRDPSGGGESALDQLLGAIGTALRVDETLGGLAENLTPSAPETGALALEGAPPMLTARIIVTIEYLVSDPLTP, encoded by the coding sequence ATGTCTCGACGTGAACAGATCCTCGCCGCACTCGCGGTTGTTCTCGCGGGGCAGTTGGCTGCGCCGGTGCGGCGCAACGAGGTGCTGCCCGAGAAGGTGCCCGCCGCCGGTCTCGTCATCCTGCGCGACGGCGAACCAGGCGAACCCGACATCACCCTTAACCCCCGCACCGAGTTCTACGCGCATCGGGTCGAGCTGGAAGTCTATATGCCGCGAGATCCCAGTGGCGGCGGCGAATCGGCGCTCGATCAGCTGCTGGGTGCAATCGGGACCGCCCTGCGTGTCGATGAGACTCTCGGCGGGCTCGCCGAGAACCTGACGCCGTCAGCCCCGGAGACGGGTGCGCTCGCTCTCGAAGGAGCGCCGCCGATGCTGACCGCCCGGATCATCGTCACGATCGAATACCTGGTGAGCGATCCGCTCACCCCCTGA
- a CDS encoding DUF6441 family protein — MRFSVTTIGDLGKLMSEEVKAAEKAVTIGITQATDGLKTELRTQVTSAGLGARLARTWRGEVFPKGEDSIRAAGLVWSKAPGIIRIYEDGATIRSKNGFFLAIPTAAAGRYGDGGRKITPGRWERRTGQRLRFVYRRNAASLLVADGMRARTGKRGGFSRASASALRTGRGLVTVPMFILVPQVTVRKRLEVAGAADRWVIRLPSLVVRNWISDGDGSR, encoded by the coding sequence ATGAGGTTCTCGGTCACCACGATCGGCGATCTCGGCAAGCTGATGTCCGAAGAGGTCAAGGCCGCCGAGAAGGCCGTTACCATTGGGATTACTCAAGCCACCGACGGGCTGAAGACCGAGCTCCGGACGCAGGTCACCTCGGCGGGGCTGGGTGCTCGGCTGGCGCGCACCTGGCGGGGCGAGGTCTTTCCCAAGGGCGAGGACAGCATCCGGGCGGCGGGCCTCGTCTGGTCCAAGGCGCCGGGCATCATCCGCATCTACGAGGACGGCGCGACCATTCGGTCGAAGAACGGCTTTTTCCTCGCGATCCCGACGGCGGCTGCAGGCCGGTATGGCGATGGCGGCCGGAAGATCACGCCCGGTCGATGGGAGCGACGGACCGGGCAACGGTTGCGCTTCGTCTATCGCCGCAATGCTGCTTCTCTACTCGTCGCTGACGGCATGCGTGCCCGGACAGGAAAGCGTGGTGGCTTCTCGCGCGCGAGCGCTTCCGCGCTTCGGACGGGCCGAGGACTGGTCACCGTTCCGATGTTCATCCTGGTTCCACAGGTCACGGTCCGCAAGCGCCTCGAGGTCGCCGGCGCCGCGGATCGCTGGGTAATCCGGTTGCCCAGCCTCGTCGTGCGCAACTGGATTTCTGACGGGGACGGGAGCCGCTGA
- a CDS encoding DUF2190 family protein, translated as MKNYVQPGNTITLSAPYDVASGDGLLVGSVFGVAAGDAASGATVETALIGVFDLKKVASQAWSAGDKVYWDNTNKEATKTATANTLIGVATEAVAGGAGDVIGRVRLNGSF; from the coding sequence ATGAAGAACTACGTCCAACCCGGCAACACGATCACCCTGTCCGCGCCCTATGACGTTGCGTCCGGCGACGGCCTGCTCGTCGGCTCCGTCTTCGGTGTGGCCGCCGGGGATGCCGCCAGTGGCGCAACCGTCGAGACCGCGCTCATCGGCGTCTTCGACTTGAAGAAGGTCGCGTCCCAGGCCTGGTCAGCCGGAGACAAGGTCTACTGGGACAACACCAACAAGGAGGCGACGAAGACCGCCACCGCCAACACGTTGATCGGCGTAGCGACCGAAGCCGTCGCCGGTGGTGCCGGCGACGTGATCGGGCGGGTACGCCTGAATGGCAGCTTCTGA
- a CDS encoding Mu-like prophage major head subunit gpT family protein, giving the protein MEQMIELPALRRAAELSPNTIDPEARSVEVIWSTGARVRRLSLFGDPHDEELSMAPDHVRLERLNNGAPFLKVHDAGDLDAVIGSVVPGSARIENGQGIARIRISERDAVGDIWRDIEAGHIRAVSIGYQVHRYEVSKPEGGRELWRAVDWTPFEISAVPVGADPAAGFRANQNLHDCVLHRSAAGQIQQRTNVMHDTDQTDEKTRDATDAPAEKATEAKDAELRQKPKETGARSEPKATPDPKPQEQTRSVDTDALVTEARAQERERVSTIHGLAEKLHLERGFADDLIKRGVSIDEARRLILDQVAAQSDETRTFGHVSVPLGGRDATVTRREAVANALLHRYSPTLFPLEDAAREYRGMTLMELARESLETVGASTRGLSRDEVATRALHSTSDFPEILAAVTNKTLRQAYEAYPRTFPLFCRQVLATDFKAMHRVQLGEAPQLLKVGESGEFKRGTLGESKESYRIETYGRVVAITRQVLINDDLDAFTRIPAMYGNAIAQLESDVVWDIVTSNPAMADGTALFHANHKNLAGTGAALGVDSVGAARAAMRKQTGLDKKTVLNIRPAFLIVPAALELKAEQLVAQNLVPAQSGNVVPQSIRTLAPIAEPRLDGASETAWYLAASPNQIDTIEYAYLEGQQGAYIETRNGFDVDGVEIKCRLDFGAKAIDWRGLYKNPGA; this is encoded by the coding sequence ATGGAGCAGATGATCGAACTGCCGGCCCTGCGCCGAGCGGCGGAGCTGTCCCCGAACACGATCGATCCCGAGGCCCGCAGCGTCGAGGTGATCTGGTCGACCGGCGCCCGGGTGCGGCGTCTCTCGCTCTTCGGCGATCCGCATGACGAGGAGCTGAGCATGGCGCCGGACCATGTGCGGCTTGAACGGCTGAACAACGGCGCGCCGTTCCTGAAGGTGCACGATGCGGGCGATCTCGATGCGGTGATCGGCTCGGTCGTGCCAGGCTCCGCGCGGATCGAGAACGGGCAGGGCATCGCCCGGATCCGGATCTCCGAGCGCGATGCGGTCGGAGACATCTGGCGCGACATCGAGGCCGGGCACATCCGCGCGGTTTCCATCGGCTACCAGGTCCACCGCTACGAGGTCTCGAAGCCCGAGGGCGGCCGCGAGCTTTGGCGCGCGGTCGACTGGACTCCTTTCGAGATCTCCGCCGTGCCGGTGGGCGCCGATCCCGCCGCCGGCTTCCGCGCCAACCAAAACCTCCATGACTGCGTCCTGCATCGCAGCGCCGCAGGCCAAATCCAGCAGAGGACCAATGTGATGCACGACACCGACCAGACCGACGAGAAGACCCGCGACGCGACCGACGCGCCTGCGGAAAAGGCGACCGAGGCGAAGGACGCCGAACTCCGGCAGAAGCCGAAGGAGACGGGCGCCCGCAGCGAGCCGAAGGCCACACCCGATCCGAAGCCCCAGGAGCAGACCCGCAGCGTCGACACGGATGCGCTGGTGACCGAGGCCCGTGCGCAGGAGCGCGAGCGCGTTTCCACGATCCACGGCCTTGCCGAGAAGCTGCACCTCGAGCGCGGCTTCGCCGACGACCTGATCAAGCGCGGTGTGTCCATCGACGAGGCGCGCCGCCTGATCCTCGACCAGGTCGCCGCACAGTCCGACGAGACCCGGACCTTCGGCCATGTCTCGGTCCCGCTGGGCGGACGCGATGCGACGGTGACCCGCCGCGAGGCCGTCGCCAACGCGCTGCTGCACCGCTACAGCCCGACGCTGTTCCCGCTGGAAGACGCGGCCCGCGAGTATCGGGGCATGACCTTGATGGAGCTTGCCCGCGAGAGCCTGGAGACCGTGGGGGCCAGCACGCGCGGGCTGTCGCGCGACGAGGTGGCGACCCGCGCCCTGCACTCGACCTCGGACTTCCCCGAGATCTTGGCCGCCGTCACTAACAAGACGCTCCGGCAGGCCTACGAGGCCTATCCGCGAACCTTCCCGCTCTTCTGCCGCCAGGTGCTCGCCACGGACTTCAAGGCCATGCACCGGGTCCAGCTGGGTGAGGCACCGCAGCTTCTCAAGGTGGGGGAGAGCGGCGAGTTCAAACGCGGCACGCTCGGCGAGTCGAAGGAGAGTTACCGCATCGAGACATACGGCCGCGTGGTCGCCATCACCCGGCAGGTGCTGATCAACGACGATCTCGACGCCTTCACCCGGATCCCGGCGATGTACGGCAACGCCATCGCCCAGCTGGAGTCCGACGTGGTCTGGGACATCGTTACCTCGAATCCGGCCATGGCGGACGGCACCGCGCTTTTCCATGCCAACCACAAGAACCTCGCCGGCACCGGCGCAGCCCTCGGCGTGGACAGTGTGGGCGCGGCGCGGGCGGCCATGCGCAAGCAGACCGGGCTCGACAAGAAGACGGTGCTCAACATCCGCCCCGCCTTCCTGATCGTGCCGGCGGCCCTCGAACTCAAGGCCGAGCAGCTGGTGGCGCAGAACCTTGTGCCCGCGCAGAGCGGGAATGTGGTGCCGCAGTCGATCCGGACGCTCGCACCCATCGCCGAGCCGCGGCTCGACGGGGCGAGCGAGACCGCCTGGTATCTGGCCGCCTCGCCGAACCAGATCGATACGATCGAGTACGCCTATCTCGAAGGCCAGCAGGGCGCCTACATCGAGACCCGAAACGGCTTCGACGTCGACGGCGTCGAGATCAAGTGCCGCCTCGACTTCGGCGCCAAGGCCATCGACTGGCGCGGTCTCTACAAGAACCCGGGCGCATAA
- a CDS encoding phage portal protein yields MSVSWFDRAIATVAPRAATRRVLARQAFEGLARSYEGAARGRRTDGWHAPGSSADAEIGRAGALLRDRMRDLVRNNPHAAKAVSVLVNNIVGAGIMPRAASGDAALDREVDRLFEIWARACDADGQLDFYGLQTLACREMVEAGEVLVRRRPRRAGDGVMPPVQLQLLEADFLDATRTGPLGSGQAVQGIEFDALGRRRAYWLFGAHPGDAMHALTGGFTSRAVPASEIAHIYEKQRTQARGAPWGAPVIRALRDLDDYEVAEIVRKKTEACVTAIVFGEEEAQQGIAPSVVDADGNRVEQFEPGLIAYARGGKDIRFNQPSATGGYGEYKRASLHTISAGFRVPYELLTGDLSQVNYSSIRAGLVEFRRMIDAIQWQLFIPMFCAPVWRWFTEAAWAAGRIPTPDVPVEWSPPKFEAVDPQKDAMADLLAIRSGTMTLAEAIARQGRNPDAVLAEIAATNAKLDELGLVLDSDPRRVTKTGSAQTNDPSEPDRVADPDDPDDDET; encoded by the coding sequence ATGTCGGTGTCCTGGTTCGACCGGGCCATCGCGACCGTCGCCCCACGGGCGGCCACCCGGCGCGTCCTGGCGCGGCAGGCCTTCGAGGGGCTTGCCCGCTCCTACGAGGGCGCGGCCCGCGGACGGCGCACCGATGGCTGGCACGCCCCGGGCAGCTCGGCGGACGCCGAGATCGGACGGGCCGGCGCGCTCTTGCGCGACCGGATGCGAGACCTGGTGCGCAACAACCCGCATGCGGCCAAGGCGGTCTCGGTACTGGTCAACAACATCGTCGGCGCCGGCATCATGCCACGCGCCGCCAGCGGAGACGCTGCACTCGACCGCGAGGTCGATCGGCTGTTCGAGATCTGGGCGCGGGCCTGCGACGCCGACGGCCAGCTCGACTTCTACGGCCTGCAGACACTTGCCTGTCGCGAGATGGTCGAGGCCGGCGAGGTGCTGGTCCGCCGCCGCCCGCGGCGCGCCGGCGACGGGGTCATGCCGCCGGTGCAGCTGCAGCTGCTCGAGGCCGATTTCCTCGACGCGACCCGCACCGGGCCGCTCGGCTCCGGTCAGGCGGTCCAGGGGATCGAGTTCGACGCGCTCGGACGGCGCCGGGCCTACTGGCTTTTCGGCGCCCATCCGGGCGACGCGATGCACGCCCTGACTGGCGGGTTTACCAGCCGCGCGGTCCCGGCGAGCGAGATCGCCCATATCTATGAGAAGCAGCGCACGCAGGCGCGCGGCGCGCCCTGGGGCGCACCGGTCATCCGCGCGCTTCGCGACCTCGACGATTACGAGGTCGCCGAGATCGTCCGCAAGAAGACCGAGGCCTGCGTCACCGCCATCGTGTTCGGCGAGGAGGAAGCGCAACAGGGGATCGCGCCCTCGGTCGTCGACGCCGACGGCAACCGGGTGGAGCAGTTCGAGCCCGGGCTCATCGCCTATGCCCGCGGCGGAAAGGACATCCGCTTCAACCAGCCGTCGGCGACCGGCGGCTACGGCGAGTACAAGCGCGCGAGCCTGCACACGATCTCAGCCGGGTTCCGCGTGCCCTACGAGTTGCTGACAGGCGATCTGAGCCAGGTGAACTACTCGTCGATCCGCGCGGGGCTCGTCGAGTTCCGCCGGATGATCGATGCGATCCAGTGGCAGCTCTTCATCCCGATGTTTTGTGCCCCGGTCTGGCGCTGGTTTACGGAGGCTGCATGGGCAGCGGGACGTATCCCGACACCTGACGTGCCGGTCGAATGGTCGCCGCCCAAGTTCGAGGCGGTCGATCCGCAGAAGGACGCGATGGCGGACCTGCTCGCCATCCGCTCCGGCACCATGACCCTCGCCGAAGCCATCGCTCGGCAGGGTCGCAACCCCGACGCGGTGCTGGCCGAAATCGCGGCCACCAACGCCAAGCTCGACGAACTCGGCCTCGTTCTCGACAGCGACCCGCGCCGCGTCACCAAGACAGGCAGCGCGCAAACGAACGACCCGTCCGAACCTGACCGTGTAGCCGATCCGGATGACCCGGACGACGACGAGACCTGA
- a CDS encoding phage terminase large subunit family protein — MSAPISTSSPSPASPSEKIAGFDGAEALIRAWGRGLTPDPWLTVSEWSDTHRWLSSRASAEPGRYRTERTPYMRAIMDALSPSHPAQRIVFMKAAQVGATEAGNNWIGFVMHHAPGPMLAVQPTVELAKRNSRQRIDPLIEESPALRERVKPARARDSGNTQLSKDFPGGVLVLTGANSAVGLRSMPARYVFLDEVDAYPASADEEGDPVGLAEARSLTFAHRRKVFLVSTPTIRGVSRIEREYEASDRRRFFVPCPHCGEMQWLRFERLRWEKGKPETAAYHCDACETAIAEHHKAAMLAAGEWRATDEADDGRTVGFHLSALYSPPGWKSWADIARDKEAAKGSDEAERVFRNTVLGETWIETGDAPDWQRLVERREDWPAGIVPAGGLFLTAGADVQKDRIEVDVWAWGRGLEGWLVDHVVIEGGPGQPDSWAALTDLLGRNWRHAGGADLGLARLAIDTGYETAAVYGWARAAGFAQVAPVKGLEGFNRASPVSGPTFVDATAGGKRLRRGARLWTVAVSTFKAETYRFLRLPRPTPEELEAGAAFAPGTVHLPGWADTEWIKQLTAEQLVTVRNRRGFARLEWQKLRERNEALDCRVYARAAAWIAGADRWSEATWADLEAQLGVPTGMDTPAGMIGRPVSQQQGKRRSDWLGRREGWF, encoded by the coding sequence ATGTCCGCGCCCATCTCGACGAGCTCGCCCAGCCCCGCATCGCCCTCTGAAAAGATTGCCGGGTTCGACGGGGCGGAGGCGCTGATCCGGGCCTGGGGTCGCGGGCTGACGCCCGATCCCTGGCTCACGGTGTCGGAATGGTCGGACACGCATCGCTGGCTCTCGTCGCGGGCCTCTGCGGAGCCGGGCCGGTACCGGACGGAGCGTACGCCCTATATGCGCGCGATCATGGACGCGCTCTCGCCGAGCCATCCGGCGCAACGGATCGTGTTCATGAAGGCGGCGCAGGTGGGCGCCACGGAGGCCGGCAACAACTGGATCGGCTTTGTGATGCACCACGCGCCGGGGCCGATGCTGGCGGTCCAGCCGACGGTGGAGCTGGCCAAGCGCAACTCGCGCCAGCGCATCGATCCGCTGATCGAGGAGAGCCCGGCACTGCGCGAGCGCGTGAAGCCGGCGCGGGCGCGCGACAGCGGCAACACGCAGCTGTCGAAGGACTTCCCGGGCGGTGTGCTGGTGCTGACCGGCGCCAACTCGGCCGTTGGGCTGCGCTCGATGCCGGCGCGCTACGTCTTCCTCGACGAGGTGGACGCCTACCCGGCCTCGGCCGACGAGGAAGGCGACCCGGTGGGTCTCGCCGAGGCGCGGTCGCTGACCTTCGCCCATCGGCGCAAGGTCTTCCTGGTCTCGACGCCGACGATCCGCGGCGTGAGCCGCATCGAGCGCGAATACGAGGCGAGTGACCGGCGCCGCTTCTTCGTGCCGTGCCCGCATTGCGGGGAAATGCAGTGGCTCAGGTTCGAGCGGCTGCGCTGGGAGAAGGGGAAGCCCGAGACGGCCGCTTACCATTGCGATGCCTGCGAGACCGCGATCGCGGAGCACCACAAGGCCGCCATGCTGGCCGCAGGCGAATGGCGGGCGACGGACGAGGCCGACGATGGGCGGACGGTGGGGTTTCATCTCTCGGCGCTCTATTCGCCGCCGGGCTGGAAGAGCTGGGCAGACATCGCGCGGGACAAGGAGGCCGCGAAGGGCTCGGACGAAGCGGAGCGGGTGTTCCGCAACACGGTGCTCGGCGAGACCTGGATCGAGACCGGCGACGCGCCTGACTGGCAGCGTCTGGTCGAGCGCCGTGAGGACTGGCCGGCAGGCATTGTGCCCGCCGGCGGGCTGTTCCTGACCGCGGGCGCGGACGTCCAGAAGGACCGGATCGAGGTCGACGTCTGGGCCTGGGGTCGCGGACTGGAAGGTTGGCTCGTCGACCATGTCGTAATCGAAGGCGGGCCCGGCCAGCCCGACAGCTGGGCAGCGCTGACCGATCTCTTGGGCCGCAACTGGCGGCATGCCGGTGGCGCGGATCTCGGGCTTGCCCGGCTGGCCATCGACACGGGCTACGAGACCGCGGCGGTCTATGGCTGGGCGCGCGCGGCCGGCTTCGCGCAGGTTGCCCCGGTCAAGGGGCTCGAAGGATTCAACAGGGCGAGCCCTGTCTCGGGACCGACGTTCGTGGATGCGACCGCGGGAGGCAAGCGCCTGCGCCGCGGCGCGCGCCTGTGGACCGTGGCGGTTTCGACCTTCAAGGCCGAGACCTATCGCTTCCTGCGGTTGCCGCGGCCGACGCCCGAGGAGCTGGAGGCCGGCGCCGCCTTCGCCCCCGGCACGGTGCATCTGCCCGGCTGGGCCGACACCGAATGGATCAAGCAGCTCACCGCCGAGCAGCTCGTGACGGTCAGGAACCGGCGCGGCTTCGCCCGGCTGGAATGGCAGAAGCTCCGCGAGCGCAACGAGGCGCTGGACTGCCGGGTCTATGCCCGGGCCGCGGCCTGGATCGCCGGCGCGGACCGATGGTCCGAGGCGACATGGGCCGATCTGGAAGCGCAGCTCGGCGTCCCGACCGGCATGGATACGCCGGCCGGCATGATTGGGCGGCCGGTATCGCAACAGCAAGGCAAGCGGCGGTCCGACTGGCTCGGGCGGCGTGAAGGATGGTTCTGA